One genomic region from Gossypium hirsutum isolate 1008001.06 chromosome D13, Gossypium_hirsutum_v2.1, whole genome shotgun sequence encodes:
- the LOC107918307 gene encoding chromatin remodeling protein SHL isoform X1 — protein sequence MAKAKAPRRPLESCTIKHINKTINAGDCVLMRPPDQSNPQYVARIERIDADARGGNVKVLARWYYRPEESIGGRRQFHGSKELFLSDHYDVQSADTIEGKCTVHSFKSYTKLDSVVNDDFFCRFEYNSSTGAFNPDRVAVYCKCEMPYNPDDLMVQCEDCSDWFHPACIEMTAEEAKILDHFFCETCSSSGQKKLQNSHAASRPSDTKVDAKRRRR from the exons ATGGCCAAAGCTAAAGCTCCGAGGAGACCTCTAGAGTCTTGCACAATCAAACACATCAATAAAACAATTAACG CTGGGGATTGCGTGTTGATGCGACCACCGGATCAGTCAAACCCTCAATACGTGGCGAGAATCGAGCGGATCGATGCGGACGCACGTGGAGGAAACGTTAAGGTGCTCGCAAGGTGGTACTACAGGCCGGAGGAGTCGATCGGAGGGCGGAGACAGTTCCATGGATCTAAAGAGCTTTTCTTGTCTGATCATTACGATGTGCAAAGCGCTGATACTATCGAAGGGAAGTGCACAGTCCATAGCTTCAAGAGCTATACGAAGCTCGATTCCGTCGTAAACGATGACTTCTTCTGTCGTTTCGAATATAATTCCTCCACCGGTGCTTTCAATCCCGATCGCGTCGCCGT TTATTGCAAATGTGAAATGCCTTACAATCCTGATGACCTAATGGTTCAGTGTGAAGATTGCAGTGACTG GTTTCATCCTGCTTGTATAGAAATGACAGCAGAGGAGGCTAAAATACTTGACCACTTCTTTTGTGAAACTTGTTCATCTTCTGGTCAGAAAAAGTTGCAGAATTCCCATGCTGCTTCCAGACCCTCGGATACAAAG GTGGATGCAAAACGACGCCGGAGGTGA
- the LOC107918307 gene encoding chromatin remodeling protein SHL isoform X3, whose translation MAKAKAPRRPLESCTIKHINKTINAGDCVLMRPPDQSNPQYVARIERIDADARGGNVKVLARWYYRPEESIGGRRQFHGSKELFLSDHYDVQSADTIEGKCTVHSFKSYTKLDSVVNDDFFCRFEYNSSTGAFNPDRVAVYCKCEMPYNPDDLMVQCEDCSDWSLKNWNWYYFSCHFQLEQKWLKKF comes from the exons ATGGCCAAAGCTAAAGCTCCGAGGAGACCTCTAGAGTCTTGCACAATCAAACACATCAATAAAACAATTAACG CTGGGGATTGCGTGTTGATGCGACCACCGGATCAGTCAAACCCTCAATACGTGGCGAGAATCGAGCGGATCGATGCGGACGCACGTGGAGGAAACGTTAAGGTGCTCGCAAGGTGGTACTACAGGCCGGAGGAGTCGATCGGAGGGCGGAGACAGTTCCATGGATCTAAAGAGCTTTTCTTGTCTGATCATTACGATGTGCAAAGCGCTGATACTATCGAAGGGAAGTGCACAGTCCATAGCTTCAAGAGCTATACGAAGCTCGATTCCGTCGTAAACGATGACTTCTTCTGTCGTTTCGAATATAATTCCTCCACCGGTGCTTTCAATCCCGATCGCGTCGCCGT TTATTGCAAATGTGAAATGCCTTACAATCCTGATGACCTAATGGTTCAGTGTGAAGATTGCAGTGACTG GTCGTTGAAGAATTGGAACTGGTATTATTTTAGCTGCCACTTTCAATTGGAGCAAAAATGGTTAAAGAAGTTCTAA
- the LOC107918307 gene encoding chromatin remodeling protein SHL isoform X2, producing the protein MAKAKAPRRPLESCTIKHINKTINAGDCVLMRPPDQSNPQYVARIERIDADARGGNVKVLARWYYRPEESIGGRRQFHGSKELFLSDHYDVQSADTIEGKCTVHSFKSYTKLDSVVNDDFFCRFEYNSSTGAFNPDRVAVYCKCEMPYNPDDLMVQCEDCSDCRSLKNWNWYYFSCHFQLEQKWLKKF; encoded by the exons ATGGCCAAAGCTAAAGCTCCGAGGAGACCTCTAGAGTCTTGCACAATCAAACACATCAATAAAACAATTAACG CTGGGGATTGCGTGTTGATGCGACCACCGGATCAGTCAAACCCTCAATACGTGGCGAGAATCGAGCGGATCGATGCGGACGCACGTGGAGGAAACGTTAAGGTGCTCGCAAGGTGGTACTACAGGCCGGAGGAGTCGATCGGAGGGCGGAGACAGTTCCATGGATCTAAAGAGCTTTTCTTGTCTGATCATTACGATGTGCAAAGCGCTGATACTATCGAAGGGAAGTGCACAGTCCATAGCTTCAAGAGCTATACGAAGCTCGATTCCGTCGTAAACGATGACTTCTTCTGTCGTTTCGAATATAATTCCTCCACCGGTGCTTTCAATCCCGATCGCGTCGCCGT TTATTGCAAATGTGAAATGCCTTACAATCCTGATGACCTAATGGTTCAGTGTGAAGATTGCAGTGACTG CAGGTCGTTGAAGAATTGGAACTGGTATTATTTTAGCTGCCACTTTCAATTGGAGCAAAAATGGTTAAAGAAGTTCTAA